One Salvelinus fontinalis isolate EN_2023a chromosome 11, ASM2944872v1, whole genome shotgun sequence DNA window includes the following coding sequences:
- the tmem243b gene encoding transmembrane protein 243b: MDDFTTNDFTTRTYGTSGLDNRLLFGETSARDRAVNLVVGGLTSLLVAVTVISSFVFPSLPPWPLNVFLAFCILLTCGSAMVLIVWYRQGDLDPKFRKLIYYMLASIMLLCLCANLYFHDVGRGT, from the exons ATGGATGACTTCACTACCAATGATTTCACCACCAGAACATATGGCACCAGCGGCCTTGACAACAGACTGCTGTTTGGAGAAACCTCTGCTCGG GACCGAGCCGTCAACCTGGTGGTGGGAGGACTGACATCCCTGCTCGTTGCA gtaacagTGATCAGTTCATTCGTGTTCCCCTCGCTGCCTCCCTGGCCACTCAACGTCTTCTTGGCTTTCTGTATCCTGCTGACCTGCGGCTCGGCCATGGTGCTG ATTGTCTGGTACCGGCAGGGGGACTTGGATCCGAAGTTCAGGAAGTTAATCTACTACATGTTGGCCTCCATCATGCTGCTGTGTCTCTGTGCTAACCTGTACTTCCACGACGTGGGCAGAGGGACGTGA